The following are encoded in a window of Schistocerca nitens isolate TAMUIC-IGC-003100 chromosome 9, iqSchNite1.1, whole genome shotgun sequence genomic DNA:
- the LOC126203880 gene encoding spore coat protein SP96 isoform X2 — protein MAAVSGLVDQGQDKDRNSETESQTGNSGSEDNVAGKESGKATVATSAPSVVSAPSPAVTASPSPVTPTSTSVAAVNGRSTPSGERDRPSTPAKDSSAASKENRPAPNKTPAVGGTTVNSTSSVNAASSGNTSAKKPVAKKARHR, from the coding sequence atcgCAACAGTGAAACAGAATCTCAGACAGGAAACAGTGGTAGTGAGGACAATGTAGCAGGAAAAGAATCCGGGAAGGCTACTGTTGCAACCAGTGCCCCTTCAGTAGTTAGTGCGCCATCTCCCGCCGTAACTGCAAGTCCATCACCTGTGACACCTACGAGTACATCGGTAGCTGCAGTCAATGGCCGATCAACTCCTTCAGGAGAGAGGGATCGTCCAAGTACACCAGCAAAGGATAGTTCAGCTGCCAGCAAAGAGAATCGTCCAGCTCCTAACAAAACTCCAGCAGTTGGAGGAACTACAGTGAACAGCACAAGTTCTGTCAATGCTGCCAGTTCTGGGAACACATCTGCCAAGAAACCAGTTGCAAAGAAAGCACGTCACCGATGA